A portion of the Canis lupus baileyi chromosome 6, mCanLup2.hap1, whole genome shotgun sequence genome contains these proteins:
- the EFNA1 gene encoding ephrin-A1 isoform X2: MEFLWAPLLGLCCSLAAADRHTVFWNSSNPKFRNEDYTVHVRLNDYLDIICPHYEDDAVADTAMERYTLYLVEHEQYQLCQPQSKDQVRWQCNQPSARHGPEKLSEKFQRFTPFTLGKEFKEGHSYYYISKPIHHQEDRCLKLKVTVSGKITHSPQAHANPQEKRLLADDPEIQVLHSIGHSAAPRLFPLAWVVLLLPFLLLQTP, from the exons ATGGAGTTCCTCTGGGCCCCGCTCTTGGGTCTGTGCTGCAGTCTGGCCGCTGCTGACCGCCACACCGTCTTCTGGAACAGTTCAAACCCCAA GTTCCGGAATGAGGACTACACGGTACACGTGCGGCTGAATGACTACCTGGACATCATCTGTCCACATTACGAGGATGATGCTGTGGCGGATACTGCCATGGAGCGGTACACCCTATACCTGGTGGAGCATGAGCAGTACCAGCTGTGCCAACCCCAATCCAAGGACCAAGTCCGCTGGCAATGCAACCAGCCCAGTGCCAGGCATGGCCCGGAGAAGCTATCTGAGAAATTCCAGCGCTTCACCCCCTTCACCCTGGGCAAGGAGTTCAAAGAGGGACACAGCTACTACTATATCT CCAAACCCATCCACCATCAGGAAGACCGATGCTTGAAGTTGAAGGTGACAGTCAGTGGCAAAATCA CTCACAGTCCTCAGGCCCATGCCAATCCACAAGAGAAGAGACTTCTGGCAG ATGACCCAGAGATACAGGTTCTACATAGCATCGGTCACAGTGCTGCCCCCCGCCTCTTCCCCCTCGCCTGGGTGGTGCTGCTCCTGCCATTCCTGCTGCTGCAGactccatga
- the EFNA1 gene encoding ephrin-A1 isoform X1 codes for MASMFISPERNFKSLSLGRALLPPLLLPRPVGEGEGEGWLAARWHAAPEPGRWGPEVPTLEASRPNSCPPPARALARAPVGSRFRNEDYTVHVRLNDYLDIICPHYEDDAVADTAMERYTLYLVEHEQYQLCQPQSKDQVRWQCNQPSARHGPEKLSEKFQRFTPFTLGKEFKEGHSYYYISKPIHHQEDRCLKLKVTVSGKITHSPQAHANPQEKRLLADDPEIQVLHSIGHSAAPRLFPLAWVVLLLPFLLLQTP; via the exons ATGGCTTCTATGTTTATCTCTCCAGAGAGGAATTTTAAAAGCCTCTCCCTCGGTCGCgcgctcctccccccactcctcctcccccgcccggtgggggagggggagggggaggggtggcttGCCGCGCGCTGGCACGCGGCCCCGGAGCCTGGCCGCTGGGGGCCGGAGGTGCCCACCCTGGAGGCCTCCCGTCCGAactcctgccctccccccgcccgtGCCCTTGCTCGTGCTCCGGTTGGCAGCAG GTTCCGGAATGAGGACTACACGGTACACGTGCGGCTGAATGACTACCTGGACATCATCTGTCCACATTACGAGGATGATGCTGTGGCGGATACTGCCATGGAGCGGTACACCCTATACCTGGTGGAGCATGAGCAGTACCAGCTGTGCCAACCCCAATCCAAGGACCAAGTCCGCTGGCAATGCAACCAGCCCAGTGCCAGGCATGGCCCGGAGAAGCTATCTGAGAAATTCCAGCGCTTCACCCCCTTCACCCTGGGCAAGGAGTTCAAAGAGGGACACAGCTACTACTATATCT CCAAACCCATCCACCATCAGGAAGACCGATGCTTGAAGTTGAAGGTGACAGTCAGTGGCAAAATCA CTCACAGTCCTCAGGCCCATGCCAATCCACAAGAGAAGAGACTTCTGGCAG ATGACCCAGAGATACAGGTTCTACATAGCATCGGTCACAGTGCTGCCCCCCGCCTCTTCCCCCTCGCCTGGGTGGTGCTGCTCCTGCCATTCCTGCTGCTGCAGactccatga
- the SLC50A1 gene encoding sugar transporter SWEET1 isoform X2 codes for MEPGGVADSLLSGACVLFTLAMYSTGLSDLRHMRMTRSVDNVQFLPFLTTDINNLSWLSYGALKGDGILIFVNATGAVLQTLYILVYVHYCPRKAKIIQMKSTQRLSFPLTIATLLTSASWTLYGFQLGDPYIMGSSPALFASGFSGSTRRGQTGTISSCKPETVHLTTAHLHANLLPKRALCLSSLLTSSMSAVGCGKEKLTTNTETRGTKESVLLGRLAETWEMNHLFFIDYIF; via the exons ATGGAGCCGGGCGGCGTGGCTGACTCACTCCTTTCCGGGGCTTGCGTGCTCTTCACCCTCGCCATGTACTCCACCGGCCT CTCGGACCTCAGGCACATGCGGATGACCCGTAGCGTGGACAATGTCCAGTTCCTGCCCTTTCTCACTACGGACATCAA CAACCTGAGTTGGCTGAGTTACGGGGCCTTGAAGGGTGACGGGATCCTGATCTTCGTGAACGCCACGGGTGCTGTGCTTCAGACCCTGTATATCTTGGTGTATGTGCACTACTGCCCTCGGAAG GCCAAGATCATTCAGATGAAATCAACCCAGCGTCTCTCATTCCCACTCACCATTGCCACCCTCCTCACCTCTGCCTCCTGGACCCTCTATGGGTTTCAGCTGGGCGATCCCTACATCATG GGATCCTCACCAGCCTTGTTCGCCTCTGGCTTTTCTGGAAGTACTCGCAGGGGCCAGACAGGAACTATCAGCTCCTGCAAACCTGAGACAGTTCACCTGACCACTGCTCATCTTCATGCCAACCTGCTACCAAAGAGAGCTCTGTGTCTCAGCAGTCTGCTGACCAGCTCCATGAGTGCAGTGGGTTGTGGGAAAGAAAAACTAACAACTAACACTGAGACTCGAGGGACCAAAGAAAGTGTTTTGCTTGGAAGATTGGCTGAGACTTGGGAAATGAATcacttattttttatagattatattttttaa
- the SLC50A1 gene encoding sugar transporter SWEET1 isoform X1: protein MEPGGVADSLLSGACVLFTLAMYSTGLSDLRHMRMTRSVDNVQFLPFLTTDINNLSWLSYGALKGDGILIFVNATGAVLQTLYILVYVHYCPRKRPVLLQTATLVGVLLLGFGYFWLLVPNLETQLQQLGLFCSGFTISMYLSPLADLAKIIQMKSTQRLSFPLTIATLLTSASWTLYGFQLGDPYIMGSSPALFASGFSGSTRRGQTGTISSCKPETVHLTTAHLHANLLPKRALCLSSLLTSSMSAVGCGKEKLTTNTETRGTKESVLLGRLAETWEMNHLFFIDYIF, encoded by the exons ATGGAGCCGGGCGGCGTGGCTGACTCACTCCTTTCCGGGGCTTGCGTGCTCTTCACCCTCGCCATGTACTCCACCGGCCT CTCGGACCTCAGGCACATGCGGATGACCCGTAGCGTGGACAATGTCCAGTTCCTGCCCTTTCTCACTACGGACATCAA CAACCTGAGTTGGCTGAGTTACGGGGCCTTGAAGGGTGACGGGATCCTGATCTTCGTGAACGCCACGGGTGCTGTGCTTCAGACCCTGTATATCTTGGTGTATGTGCACTACTGCCCTCGGAAG CGGCCGGTGCTCCTTCAGACTGCAACCCTGGTGGGGGTCCTTCTCCTAGGCTTTGGCTACTTTTGGCTCCTGGTGCCCAACCTGGAGACCCAGCTTCAGCAGCTGGGCCTCTTCTGCAGTGGCTTCACCATCAGTATGTACCTCTCACCACTGGCTGACTTG GCCAAGATCATTCAGATGAAATCAACCCAGCGTCTCTCATTCCCACTCACCATTGCCACCCTCCTCACCTCTGCCTCCTGGACCCTCTATGGGTTTCAGCTGGGCGATCCCTACATCATG GGATCCTCACCAGCCTTGTTCGCCTCTGGCTTTTCTGGAAGTACTCGCAGGGGCCAGACAGGAACTATCAGCTCCTGCAAACCTGAGACAGTTCACCTGACCACTGCTCATCTTCATGCCAACCTGCTACCAAAGAGAGCTCTGTGTCTCAGCAGTCTGCTGACCAGCTCCATGAGTGCAGTGGGTTGTGGGAAAGAAAAACTAACAACTAACACTGAGACTCGAGGGACCAAAGAAAGTGTTTTGCTTGGAAGATTGGCTGAGACTTGGGAAATGAATcacttattttttatagattatattttttaa
- the SLC50A1 gene encoding sugar transporter SWEET1 isoform X4 encodes MEPGGVADSLLSGACVLFTLAMYSTGLSDLRHMRMTRSVDNVQFLPFLTTDINNLSWLSYGALKGDGILIFVNATGAVLQTLYILVYVHYCPRKRPVLLQTATLVGVLLLGFGYFWLLVPNLETQLQQLGLFCSGFTISQDHSDEINPASLIPTHHCHPPHLCLLDPLWVSAGRSLHHGAQPTRDPHQPCSPLAFLEVLAGARQELSAPANLRQFT; translated from the exons ATGGAGCCGGGCGGCGTGGCTGACTCACTCCTTTCCGGGGCTTGCGTGCTCTTCACCCTCGCCATGTACTCCACCGGCCT CTCGGACCTCAGGCACATGCGGATGACCCGTAGCGTGGACAATGTCCAGTTCCTGCCCTTTCTCACTACGGACATCAA CAACCTGAGTTGGCTGAGTTACGGGGCCTTGAAGGGTGACGGGATCCTGATCTTCGTGAACGCCACGGGTGCTGTGCTTCAGACCCTGTATATCTTGGTGTATGTGCACTACTGCCCTCGGAAG CGGCCGGTGCTCCTTCAGACTGCAACCCTGGTGGGGGTCCTTCTCCTAGGCTTTGGCTACTTTTGGCTCCTGGTGCCCAACCTGGAGACCCAGCTTCAGCAGCTGGGCCTCTTCTGCAGTGGCTTCACCATCA GCCAAGATCATTCAGATGAAATCAACCCAGCGTCTCTCATTCCCACTCACCATTGCCACCCTCCTCACCTCTGCCTCCTGGACCCTCTATGGGTTTCAGCTGGGCGATCCCTACATCATG GTGCCCAACCTACCAGGGATCCTCACCAGCCTTGTTCGCCTCTGGCTTTTCTGGAAGTACTCGCAGGGGCCAGACAGGAACTATCAGCTCCTGCAAACCTGAGACAGTTCACCTGA
- the SLC50A1 gene encoding sugar transporter SWEET1 isoform X6, whose protein sequence is MEPGGVADSLLSGACVLFTLAMYSTGLSDLRHMRMTRSVDNVQFLPFLTTDINNLSWLSYGALKGDGILIFVNATGAVLQTLYILVYVHYCPRKAKIIQMKSTQRLSFPLTIATLLTSASWTLYGFQLGDPYIMVPNLPGILTSLVRLWLFWKYSQGPDRNYQLLQT, encoded by the exons ATGGAGCCGGGCGGCGTGGCTGACTCACTCCTTTCCGGGGCTTGCGTGCTCTTCACCCTCGCCATGTACTCCACCGGCCT CTCGGACCTCAGGCACATGCGGATGACCCGTAGCGTGGACAATGTCCAGTTCCTGCCCTTTCTCACTACGGACATCAA CAACCTGAGTTGGCTGAGTTACGGGGCCTTGAAGGGTGACGGGATCCTGATCTTCGTGAACGCCACGGGTGCTGTGCTTCAGACCCTGTATATCTTGGTGTATGTGCACTACTGCCCTCGGAAG GCCAAGATCATTCAGATGAAATCAACCCAGCGTCTCTCATTCCCACTCACCATTGCCACCCTCCTCACCTCTGCCTCCTGGACCCTCTATGGGTTTCAGCTGGGCGATCCCTACATCATG GTGCCCAACCTACCAGGGATCCTCACCAGCCTTGTTCGCCTCTGGCTTTTCTGGAAGTACTCGCAGGGGCCAGACAGGAACTATCAGCTCCTGCAAACCTGA
- the SLC50A1 gene encoding sugar transporter SWEET1 isoform X3 — translation MEPGGVADSLLSGACVLFTLAMYSTGLSDLRHMRMTRSVDNVQFLPFLTTDINNLSWLSYGALKGDGILIFVNATGAVLQTLYILVYVHYCPRKRPVLLQTATLVGVLLLGFGYFWLLVPNLETQLQQLGLFCSGFTISMYLSPLADLAKIIQMKSTQRLSFPLTIATLLTSASWTLYGFQLGDPYIMVPNLPGILTSLVRLWLFWKYSQGPDRNYQLLQT, via the exons ATGGAGCCGGGCGGCGTGGCTGACTCACTCCTTTCCGGGGCTTGCGTGCTCTTCACCCTCGCCATGTACTCCACCGGCCT CTCGGACCTCAGGCACATGCGGATGACCCGTAGCGTGGACAATGTCCAGTTCCTGCCCTTTCTCACTACGGACATCAA CAACCTGAGTTGGCTGAGTTACGGGGCCTTGAAGGGTGACGGGATCCTGATCTTCGTGAACGCCACGGGTGCTGTGCTTCAGACCCTGTATATCTTGGTGTATGTGCACTACTGCCCTCGGAAG CGGCCGGTGCTCCTTCAGACTGCAACCCTGGTGGGGGTCCTTCTCCTAGGCTTTGGCTACTTTTGGCTCCTGGTGCCCAACCTGGAGACCCAGCTTCAGCAGCTGGGCCTCTTCTGCAGTGGCTTCACCATCAGTATGTACCTCTCACCACTGGCTGACTTG GCCAAGATCATTCAGATGAAATCAACCCAGCGTCTCTCATTCCCACTCACCATTGCCACCCTCCTCACCTCTGCCTCCTGGACCCTCTATGGGTTTCAGCTGGGCGATCCCTACATCATG GTGCCCAACCTACCAGGGATCCTCACCAGCCTTGTTCGCCTCTGGCTTTTCTGGAAGTACTCGCAGGGGCCAGACAGGAACTATCAGCTCCTGCAAACCTGA
- the SLC50A1 gene encoding sugar transporter SWEET1 isoform X5 yields MEPGGVADSLLSGACVLFTLAMYSTGLSDLRHMRMTRSVDNVQFLPFLTTDINNLSWLSYGALKGDGILIFVNATGAVLQTLYILVYVHYCPRKRPVLLQTATLVGVLLLGFGYFWLLVPNLETQLQQLGLFCSGFTISQDHSDEINPASLIPTHHCHPPHLCLLDPLWVSAGRSLHHGILTSLVRLWLFWKYSQGPDRNYQLLQT; encoded by the exons ATGGAGCCGGGCGGCGTGGCTGACTCACTCCTTTCCGGGGCTTGCGTGCTCTTCACCCTCGCCATGTACTCCACCGGCCT CTCGGACCTCAGGCACATGCGGATGACCCGTAGCGTGGACAATGTCCAGTTCCTGCCCTTTCTCACTACGGACATCAA CAACCTGAGTTGGCTGAGTTACGGGGCCTTGAAGGGTGACGGGATCCTGATCTTCGTGAACGCCACGGGTGCTGTGCTTCAGACCCTGTATATCTTGGTGTATGTGCACTACTGCCCTCGGAAG CGGCCGGTGCTCCTTCAGACTGCAACCCTGGTGGGGGTCCTTCTCCTAGGCTTTGGCTACTTTTGGCTCCTGGTGCCCAACCTGGAGACCCAGCTTCAGCAGCTGGGCCTCTTCTGCAGTGGCTTCACCATCA GCCAAGATCATTCAGATGAAATCAACCCAGCGTCTCTCATTCCCACTCACCATTGCCACCCTCCTCACCTCTGCCTCCTGGACCCTCTATGGGTTTCAGCTGGGCGATCCCTACATCATG GGATCCTCACCAGCCTTGTTCGCCTCTGGCTTTTCTGGAAGTACTCGCAGGGGCCAGACAGGAACTATCAGCTCCTGCAAACCTGA
- the DPM3 gene encoding dolichol-phosphate mannosyltransferase subunit 3 encodes MTKLAQWLWGLALLGSTWAALTTGALGLELPSPCREVLWPLPAYLLVSAGCYALGTVGYRVATFHDCEDAARELQSQIQEARADLARRGMRF; translated from the coding sequence ATGACGAAGTTAGCGCAGTGGCTTTGGGGACTGGCGCTCCTGGGCTCCACCTGGGCGGCCCTGACCACGggggccctgggcctggagctgcCCTCGCCATGCCGGGAGGTACTGTGGCCACTCCCGGCCTACTTGCTAGTGTCCGCCGGCTGCTATGCCCTGGGCACGGTGGGGTACCGCGTGGCCACTTTTCACGACTGTGAGGACGCCGCCCGCGAGCTGCAGAGCCAGATCCAGGAGGCCCGCGCCGACTTAGCCCGCAGGGGGATGCGCTTCTGA